GGGCTTCGGGGTTTGGTGGTTGGGGGGTTGTTGTCGGCGTTGATGTCGTCGTTGTCGTCGTTGTTTAATTCGTGTGCGACGCTGTTCACGGTGGATGTTTACGAGAAGCTGCGGCCGGGTCGACCGGAGCGGGAGTTGGTGCGGGTAGGTCGTTTGGCCACGGCGGTGGTGGTGGCTTTGGGTTTGCTTTGGATTCCGATCATGAAGGTGATGGCCGAGTCGAAGGCGGGATTGTACGATTATTTGCAGAACGTGCAGGGTTTTTTGGCGCCGCCGATCACGGCGGTGTTTTTGTTGGGATTGGCAAGTCGGCGTATTAATGCGCAGGGAGCGGTTTGGGGGTTGGCGGTAGGGTTTGTGTTGGGGATGGGGAAGTTGACCTTGCAGTCGATGGTGCAAAGTGGGGCTTTGTCGGCTGCGACGTTTTTGGGGGCTATTGGGGCGTTTAATGGGTATTATTTTTCGGGGTTGTTGTTTTTGGTGAGTGTGTTGGTGATTGTGGGGGTGTCGCTGCGCACAGCGCCGCCGCCGGAAGAGAAGATTCGGGGCTTGACGTTTGGTTCGGTTGCTGCTCAGGACCGGGCCGATAGTCGGCGCACTTGGGACTGGCGGGACGTTGTGCTCACCACCATCGTGCTAGGCCTGGTCCTGGCCATCTACCTCTACTTCTCCTTCTGGGTATAAACTAAGGTCGCATGTAAAAACCCTTGGGGTGCCAGGCACCCCAAGGGTTTTTAGTTAACTGCTACTGTGCGCACCTGAAACGTCCACTGCACGCTTCCCTGGAAAGGATCTGCTTGCAGCACAGGCTTTTTTTCCTCAAACCTTACCGTCAGGGCCTGGGCTTCTTGGCCGGGCAGTGCAACCCACCCTGTTGCTGGTGCGCCATCGGTGCTGAACACCTGCAGTTCCAATCGGCGCCAATTCATTGCTGAGGTTGACTGTGCTAGCTCAATATGGGGCAGCACGGTATGATCCCGCACCAGCACTATGATGGGCACAGCTCCAGCCTCGATCGTATGCCAGCGCGCACCTTCATAGACTTGACCGCTTTGGTAATCGATCCAGGTGCCTGGGGGTAAGTATACCTGACGCGCTCGGGCGTTGTCTGCAAACAGTGGAGCTACCAGTAGCGCTTCGCCAAGCATGTATTGATCCTCAATGAGCCAGGAGGTAGGATCGTCGGGAAACTCAAAAAAGAGCGTTCGGAGCATGGGATGCCCTTCTGCTGAAGACCGCACCGCCTGGGCATAAAGGTAGGGCATCAGGCGGTACCGAAGCTCGACCGTCCGACGAAAGTCAGCCATAAAAGCGTCGCCATAAGCCCAGGGCTCTCGAGGCGGTGCGCCGTGGCAGCGCACATGCGAGCTCAGCACCCCAAAGGCCAGCCAGCGGCGATACAGATCGGCTGACGGCTGTGCGACAAAGCCACCTACGTCGTGGCTCCAGTACGTAAATCCCGAAAGGCCAAACGACAG
This Rhodothermus bifroesti DNA region includes the following protein-coding sequences:
- a CDS encoding sodium:solute symporter family transporter translates to GLRGLVVGGLLSALMSSLSSLFNSCATLFTVDVYEKLRPGRPERELVRVGRLATAVVVALGLLWIPIMKVMAESKAGLYDYLQNVQGFLAPPITAVFLLGLASRRINAQGAVWGLAVGFVLGMGKLTLQSMVQSGALSAATFLGAIGAFNGYYFSGLLFLVSVLVIVGVSLRTAPPPEEKIRGLTFGSVAAQDRADSRRTWDWRDVVLTTIVLGLVLAIYLYFSFWV